A stretch of DNA from Bactrocera neohumeralis isolate Rockhampton chromosome 6, APGP_CSIRO_Bneo_wtdbg2-racon-allhic-juicebox.fasta_v2, whole genome shotgun sequence:
ccataaaaattttaaattatgaatttcattcatttcagTCTGGCAAAAGTATTATGTGGTTATCTGGTCTCATTACTACTTTCAACTTCAGCCTTCTTAAAGCTCTTTAACTTGAtatccataatttttttaaagctgaTGGCAACCTTGGTAAAACATTTTAGATTTTGggcttttttcaatattaaagtCTGACAAAATTATTGTTTAGCTCTCTTCTCttaatcatttaatttaattaaataggtggcaacccttgctaaaaaaattataaaactattaaatttttaacatatcTGTATTTTGGTGTCCATAAAGTGTTTATTTAACTCATGAAGTTAGTTTTtcgttaatttaaaatttattaataggtggcaaccttcaAACTATTCCTTTAAGTTAAACCGTCTAAAAACGCAGCCAAACCAGTTCAAACTTTACTTGAACGGGATGGAATATTGTTCGGTAACACAGACTTTTCTCTCTCTATCCGTCTACCGAACTCTAGTATCTTCCAACGGAAGTACTGGGCATAGAGAAGGCTTGCGAAACTCTATTGAATAACTACGAGACGGATAGCCAGACGGCCCTCCTTGCCCTGTCGTCGCCCATCACTAATTCCAGCATAGTCGTTAACTGTAAGAAAGCACTGAGCTGACTAGAAGACAAGCTCCacctagacttgatctgggtcCCCTCAATATGCAATTTCAACAGTTAGCGAAAAACAGTTGGAAAAGTACAACAAAATGCAATATAACTAAACAGatatgacaagaaaagaactaacaacttattaaataggtccaaAAATATCTTCGGTCTAACCGCTGAATTAGCCATTTGGGTATGCATAGTCCCAGATCGCAGATCCGACacagaacacttggaatccatcaatcAACAATCTTTGAATGGATGTCTACAAAAAGCATTTCGGACATTAGTAGCTTAATCGAAACCACAAAATGGTTTGAAcgagaaggtgaaacgtgataGCAATAATAAAAAGGTCTACGACAAGTGCATCAAAACGGCACAGCCAGTAGGGCTGCCCTCCCATCAACCTACCTAACAAAGACTTTCTTCTTGTTACCGTCCTGTTATGctgatttaataaatataaatggcCATGGCGATATCCACTATTATATgaggatatttttttaaacctaTAAGCGACCTTCAGTCagatcatttttttaaaaatattttcaaattagatAGATTTTGGGATTAGAAACTGAAACACTGCTTAAAATTAATGTGGCTTTGAGGAGGTCTAAAATTTTCTAACTGTTAACTGATTAATCCATCTCCTTGTTACTatgacatacttatgtattagCCCTAACTTTTCTAGAAAATTCTACGTTGGTCTACTCGTTgctaacatatatttttttaggcgtttaaaatatttctttgaaaatctattttatGCCTACCCTTTTCAAGCAAAGGTACGTTTTTTCTGCTATAATAATACCGTTACCTAATTAAcagtatttcaaaattattatagaaaaaaataaaaacgagtGCAAAAACCATACACATTAACTTGTTGTATGACACAAACAACACTGAGGGTTTTCGCACTTACTCACActcacacaagcacacacacactcttcgCATCCACTACATGATCATATAAATACCGTAAGCTGCGACCGAAAAAGTATCATTCAACGATCGATCAATCCAAAGCAAGCACAACAACGCAGCTTCTCAACTCAATTTcaatcaaaagcaaataaacaaatagtaaatTCACAAAAATGGCTTTCAAATTCGTCGTGCTCTCCGCATTATTGGCCGTCGCCAGTGCTGGTGTCCTGCAACCGGTGACCTACGCTCATGTCGCCAATCCCGCTGTGGATGCCGTCGCCTCCAGTCACCAAAATGTCGTACGCACCTTCGATGGCACCGTCTCGCAGTACTCGAAGACCGTTCAGACTCCCTACTCCAGCGTGCACAAGTCGGACACACGCGTCAGCAACAATGTCTACCAGCCCGCCGTGGCCAAGACTGTGACATATGCCGCACCTGCCGTCACCAAGACTGTTTACGCCGCTCCAGCTCCAGCAGCCGTCTACACTCATTCCGTTCCAGTAGCCAAGACTGTTGCTTATGCCGCTCCAGCAGTTGCCAAGACCGTCAGTTATGCCGCCCCAGCTCCAGTGTATCATCATGAAGTGCCCGTTGCCAAAACTGTGACTTATGCCGCTCCCGCTGTGGCCAAGACTGTTGCATACGCCGCTCCAGCTCCAGTTCCAGTGTACCATCATGCCGCTCCAGTTGCCACCAACTACAACCAAGGCTCCGCTGCCACCACTTATACTCACAATGCTCCCGGTGTTTCCGGTTATGGTGCCAGTCAAACCGTCCAGTACTCTCCAGCTGAGACTGCCTCCCACATGAGCTTCGATGGTTTCGGTACCCACTGGGGTTGGTAAATAGTTTCTTTAGAAATTCTATAACTCATACCGTTATACATGATTCACATAttcccatacatacatataagtgttgattttactttttagttgttgaaaatttgttgttgaataaaatattatggaTTGAAgtttaagcaaaaacaattttgtttttttaagtgatttaaaaaaatcatacttAAATAGCTCTATTAAATTAGTGAACGTTTGAGTAAACAACATCACATCAGAGAGGTTCAATAAACGAATTTATATCTCactttttacttattattatcaCTAACGCAGAGTTTGGAGATcaacgaaatatgaaaatttaaattctaataAAGTATTCATCATTTCGAGCTTAGACATCtttggaattttgaaaaaaaattatctcgAAAAGTTATCGATAGTGTGGCCACAGAGTCTATTGTAATTCatgtcaagcgcaggcatcttaaaggatgactactgCTCATGGTCTTCGTAACTGAACCACATCTGGTATAGCAAAAGACAAAATtgatctatgcgtggctcattagcCCAACTTATCTCGGATACTAAAAATTTGGCTCGACCATTTTCTATTACATAAAAAAGCTACTCTCCCTTAGTCGATGCACCTTTCGGATACTGGATATCGACCTCATATAATGaatcgttgtttttgttgttgtaacggttacctaatccccgttaggatgataagaattaaataaatagtcATCGATAGCAACCAACGGTAGGCCAGGAAATGTGCTGTCCATAGgaagaggggtgtcagatgtgtagggttagcagggcatgcaaagaggtgagTTCATGTGGGGACTCGTTGCGTtggacatatgtttgatatgtcagggtcgATTATGGATATGTAGGAGTTTAACCTTCCATAGTattcagaacgaagctgcgcaggGATCACTTTCGATTATTGCGGCAACTCGAACTCATCGTCTGCAGTGGGTGGTGGATCGACttcaagtacgccattcacacATGAGATTAGCCACTCACTGAGAGGGAGTATGTGAAGGtattaatggctccactgtgaatggcggtcagtatatgtctgaagttagttgcgtccgaagacTGTTCGTCGCtacaagcaggtgactgcaggaatgatttctgcgaaagtgCAAACAGAGATTGCTTGGAGAGGCGCTCATTATACTCCTTAACTGGGAGTATACGAGCCTAACTGTCCAGGTGTTCGATAGAAGACAACAAGAGGAATCCTATTGTAGCCCGGAGTGCAGTGTGCCTTGTATGTTGctaacaacgtttctttgtcttttccccatgtgttGCCGGCTAGCGACGTGAgtattttgttgcggctctgcaATTTGGCAATAATCGCGCTCGTATGAGGATTGAAGGAGCTCAGCATTAAGGTCAATAAGAAGGTctccttcgtccagttagtgaatatggtcgctgtggatttagtggggAAGGaagtttaaaacaatttttgtattgatCCAAAGTGATCGAATTTCAGAGAGCATTCGCTTGATGAAAGAAAATCTGGTTGAGTATACTCTGGGAAATGCGCTGgatgcaaaattattttatgaaaaaataatgcttaatcaatttataaaattttttaaaaatatttaaattttcgtcACTCAAAGTACAATATCTCTCAGACCATAGACAAGACATATGAACTTGATTCTTATTTTGACAATATAGACACCCTCCCTGGTAGTTATATAGGAAATCGCATCCAATTTAAAGTAGCCAATGATTCTTGACAGGTTCCACGGCTTAATGATAAGATTCAAGGTAATAAAGTTCAAATGAATGTATATAACTTAATTGTGTGGATAATGTTCTGATTTGTAGGGAGACTGCAGACAGATTCTGAAAGTTCCCTTAGTTTATTTCTCCTGATGACTATGAAAGTTCAAACTCTGACCAAATAAGATTCAGAGCCGATAATAACTCGTATAACTCCATATAAGCATAAGCATTTCTAAGATAAATCCAATTTACTCAgcgtaagaattttttttatcgggCTTAGAGATTAGCCGGTAATATCTATTAAATCGGATATGTGAGCTAAGGTATCTGAACCAACGAAATCATTTTGTATTTCAGTCATTTTAGTCTAGGTAATGTTTGACTTCAATTTTTAACTAACAAAATCACTTTATATGTCTTTATATTAAGAAACACTTAACCAGGCTTCTTAAAATCTAAGCTTGAGGTCcttctaaaaaataatatataataatggaCTAGGAACATCGAGGGATTAAGTATTGTATTTCTTGTACAATACCTAAATgatagattaaaaaaatattttgaaaaatataataacttttCAGACTGATGGATCAGGTGTTGAAGGCTCTATAACATGAGGTAAGTGAGGATATAGTCCGTGAAGTATTTCAGGTTTGAGAAATTTTAAACTCTTTCCGATATCATAAATCCTTGAAACTCTAGCGGCGTAAACTCAAAGTGTTTGTTTTTACAACAAAAgaataaatgtatttaacattaaaaactatttaacaCTTTGCTCATTACATAAATAACAATTCATGATATTATATAATAGTCCATTAGTGTAAAGAGTAAAAAAGACAAGGTCATATCAATTAGATTATAGGCCTGCGCGTACTGATTTTCGAAAACgcgataaaaaagaaaacaaactcaAAGCGAAATGCGTGTCACTCCAAGTCGAAGTAAACGGAAGAGATTAAATTTGCAATGATTTGTGTTTAATGCTGCAAACCTTTCAACCTAAACCGCGCTCTCGCTAATCGCGACACAGCGATCATATAAAAGCAACACATTTCGACGAAATCAGCATCAGTCTACAAACGATCAAACCATTGCAAACATAACAGCAAACACTTCAATATTTTACTTCGTTTAATTCGCTACAAATAAATAACAGAAATGGCTTTCAAATTCGTCGTACTCTCCGCACTTTTGGCCGTCGCCAGCGCTGGTGTCCTGCAACCGGTGACCTACGCTCATGTCGCCAATCCCGCCGTGGATGCCGTTGCCTCCAGCCACCAAAATGTCGTACGCACCTTCGATGGCACCGTCTCGCAGTACTCGAAGACCATCCAGACTCCCTACTCCAGCGTGCACAAATCCGACACACGCGTCAGCAACAATGTCTACCAACCCGCTGTGGCCAAGACTGTTTACGCCGCTCCAGCTCCAGCTGCTGTCTACACTCATGCCGCTCCTGTTGCTAAGACCGTGACTTATGCTGCTCCAGCACCCGCTGCCGCTTTGTACACACACGCCACACCTGTTGTTGCCAAGTCTGTCTATGCTCCCGCTCAACCCCATGCTCTGGTTGCTGCTCCAGCTGTTGCCAAGACCGTCACTTATGCCGCACCAGCTCCAGTATACCATCATGAAGTGCCTGTCGCTAAGGCTGTGAGTTATGCTGCTCCAGCTCCTGTTTACCACCAAGCCGCTCCTGTAGCCATCCACTACTCTCCAGCTGAGACTGCTTCACACATGAGCTTCGATGGTTTCGGTACCCACTGGGGTTGGTAAATAATTTCCAAACATCATTCTTGGGTGTTCGAAAAGTGTtatcattttattaatattattgtttttgttgttaaataatttttcgaataaaatacattgttatgcaaattaaatttttcaagtgcatttaaatatttccgGAGTTGTTGTGCTAGAGAGGAAGTGATCGTTTTCGTTTGACGTATGTGAATTGAAGGAATAACCATTATGGGGTTTGAAACATGGCAGCGGAATTGTGACTGAATTTCTGCGAAAGAAGACTAAGCCTCTAGGTTAGAAAAGTaatgaataataatttacaGGCGAGGAACTTCTCTTTCAGTAAGTTGGACATATTTAAAGTAGAAGATTTTGTAATCTGCAGTTGTTAAGGGCTATTTAGTTGAGAAAAGGGATCTCTCCTTTCTTCACTTTCTAGATATTCGTTCAATAACATTTAGCTATAGGAGCCTTGATAGATAATGAAAACTGATTAAATTTTAAGTACGATCTATTAAAC
This window harbors:
- the LOC126762481 gene encoding cuticle protein 76, with amino-acid sequence MAFKFVVLSALLAVASAGVLQPVTYAHVANPAVDAVASSHQNVVRTFDGTVSQYSKTVQTPYSSVHKSDTRVSNNVYQPAVAKTVTYAAPAVTKTVYAAPAPAAVYTHSVPVAKTVAYAAPAVAKTVSYAAPAPVYHHEVPVAKTVTYAAPAVAKTVAYAAPAPVPVYHHAAPVATNYNQGSAATTYTHNAPGVSGYGASQTVQYSPAETASHMSFDGFGTHWGW
- the LOC126761733 gene encoding pupal cuticle protein G1A-like, producing the protein MAFKFVVLSALLAVASAGVLQPVTYAHVANPAVDAVASSHQNVVRTFDGTVSQYSKTIQTPYSSVHKSDTRVSNNVYQPAVAKTVYAAPAPAAVYTHAAPVAKTVTYAAPAPAAALYTHATPVVAKSVYAPAQPHALVAAPAVAKTVTYAAPAPVYHHEVPVAKAVSYAAPAPVYHQAAPVAIHYSPAETASHMSFDGFGTHWEIKLNSEMAFKFALTFAAFLAVANAGAILSHVAVAPVAVAKIANPSVDAVATTHQNVVRSFAGTGSHHSKAVDTPYSSVRQSDTRINNKVYAPAIAKTVTTYAAPAVTPVVSAYTAAAAAPLVSKTILSPVAKVAPVVYSHAAPVATYGHVAAAPAIAYSPAAAVAHVAFDGFGTHWGY